In Prosthecomicrobium sp. N25, one DNA window encodes the following:
- a CDS encoding NAD(P)H-dependent oxidoreductase subunit E: MDIQRKTSGRPGKGRDLAKPKGRPIDEAALAEVRALLGDRSRRRDLLIEHLHLIQDAYGCLQARHLAALALEMRLAQAEVFEVASFYHHFDVVREGEPLPAKLTIRVCDSLSCALAGAEQLTEALKKGMDPAEVRVVHAPCIGRCAEAPAVIVGRNAFGNATPETVAAAVAAHRTKPDVPHYRSFHDYRADGGYRLLEACLKGEKTPEDLIAILSDAGLRGLGGAGFPAGRKWQFVRGYQGPRLMTVNGDEGEPGTFKDRHYLESDPHRMLEGALIAAWAVGADKIYVYMRDEYPSVLEILVKEIEAIELSGLAAHAPIELRRGAGAYICGEESAMIESIEGKRGLPRHRPPYIAEVGLFGRPTLNHNVETLYWIRDIVEKGAAWFSGQGKEGHKGFRSYSVSGRVKIPGVKVAPAGISVKELIDVHCGGMQDGHTFHGFLPGGASGGIFPASMGDLPLDFGTFEKFGGFVGSHAVVILSDKDDVKAAALNLVSFFKDESCGQCTPCRVGTEKMVDLLKAPGPVDPDMIKDLMQVMRDASICGLGQAASNPVNHWLTYFAEETR, from the coding sequence GTGGATATTCAGCGGAAGACCAGCGGCCGTCCCGGCAAGGGCCGCGACCTCGCCAAGCCCAAGGGCCGGCCGATCGACGAGGCGGCGTTGGCCGAGGTCAGGGCGCTGCTCGGCGACCGCTCCCGCCGCCGCGACCTGTTGATCGAGCATCTCCACCTGATCCAGGACGCCTACGGCTGCCTGCAGGCCCGTCATCTCGCCGCCCTCGCGCTCGAGATGCGCCTGGCCCAGGCCGAGGTGTTCGAGGTCGCGAGCTTCTACCACCATTTCGACGTCGTCCGCGAAGGCGAGCCGCTGCCCGCGAAGCTCACGATCCGCGTCTGCGATTCGCTCTCCTGCGCGCTCGCCGGTGCCGAGCAGCTGACCGAGGCGCTGAAGAAGGGCATGGACCCGGCTGAGGTGCGCGTCGTCCACGCCCCCTGCATCGGCCGCTGCGCCGAGGCCCCCGCCGTCATCGTCGGGCGCAACGCCTTCGGCAATGCCACGCCCGAGACCGTGGCCGCCGCGGTCGCCGCTCACCGGACGAAGCCCGACGTTCCCCACTACCGCTCCTTCCACGACTACCGCGCCGACGGCGGCTACCGCCTGCTCGAGGCGTGCCTGAAGGGCGAGAAGACCCCCGAGGACCTGATCGCGATCCTGTCCGATGCGGGCCTGCGCGGCCTCGGCGGCGCCGGCTTCCCGGCCGGCCGCAAGTGGCAGTTCGTGCGGGGCTACCAGGGCCCGCGCCTGATGACCGTCAACGGCGACGAGGGCGAGCCCGGCACCTTCAAGGACCGGCACTACCTCGAGTCCGACCCGCACCGCATGCTCGAGGGCGCGTTGATCGCCGCCTGGGCGGTCGGCGCCGACAAGATCTACGTCTACATGCGCGACGAGTACCCCTCCGTGCTCGAAATCCTCGTCAAGGAAATCGAGGCCATCGAGCTCTCCGGCCTCGCCGCCCACGCCCCGATCGAGCTCCGCCGCGGCGCCGGCGCCTACATCTGCGGCGAAGAATCCGCGATGATCGAGAGCATCGAGGGCAAGCGCGGCCTGCCGCGCCATCGTCCGCCCTACATCGCCGAAGTCGGCCTCTTTGGCCGCCCGACGCTGAACCACAATGTCGAGACCCTCTACTGGATCCGCGACATCGTCGAGAAGGGCGCCGCTTGGTTCTCGGGCCAGGGTAAGGAGGGCCACAAGGGCTTCCGCTCCTATTCGGTCTCCGGCCGCGTAAAGATCCCGGGCGTCAAGGTCGCCCCCGCCGGCATCTCCGTGAAGGAGCTGATCGACGTCCATTGCGGAGGCATGCAGGACGGCCACACGTTCCACGGCTTCCTGCCCGGCGGCGCCTCGGGCGGCATCTTCCCGGCCTCGATGGGCGACCTGCCGCTCGACTTCGGCACCTTCGAGAAGTTCGGCGGCTTCGTGGGCTCCCACGCGGTCGTGATCCTCTCCGACAAGGACGACGTCAAGGCCGCCGCGCTCAACCTCGTGTCCTTCTTCAAGGATGAGAGCTGCGGCCAGTGCACGCCCTGCCGGGTCGGCACGGAGAAGATGGTCGATCTCCTGAAGGCGCCAGGCCCCGTCGATCCGGACATGATCAAGGACCTCATGCAGGTGATGCGCGACGCCTCGATCTGCGGTCTCGGACAGGCCGCGTCGAACCCGGTCAATCACTGGCTGACGTATTTCGCGGAGGAAACGCGATGA
- a CDS encoding HupE/UreJ family protein: MKRFRALPLAAILVVVAGSAGAHPGHEGAGGLVAGLSHPVLGLDHVLAMVAVGLLGQRLGGLAAVALPAAFVTIMLAGGALEAMLPGMPLVETGVLASVVVLGIAAGAGRLVPAGAALALVAVFAVLHGAAHGAEAPAEGSLLGYFAGFALATAALHGLGYAGGLGLGRLSRSLPATAGYAIAALGAGLAAGAL; the protein is encoded by the coding sequence ATGAAGCGTTTCCGTGCCCTTCCCCTCGCCGCCATCCTTGTCGTCGTCGCCGGGTCCGCCGGAGCGCATCCCGGTCACGAGGGCGCCGGCGGTCTCGTGGCCGGGCTTTCCCATCCGGTCCTCGGCCTCGACCACGTGCTGGCGATGGTGGCGGTCGGCCTGCTCGGCCAGCGGCTCGGCGGGCTCGCGGCGGTCGCGCTGCCGGCAGCTTTCGTTACGATCATGCTCGCGGGCGGGGCGCTTGAGGCGATGCTGCCCGGGATGCCGCTGGTCGAGACCGGCGTGCTCGCCTCCGTTGTCGTTCTCGGGATCGCGGCCGGCGCGGGCCGTCTGGTGCCGGCCGGCGCCGCGCTCGCTCTCGTCGCCGTCTTCGCCGTTCTCCACGGCGCCGCGCACGGCGCGGAAGCCCCCGCCGAGGGCAGCCTCCTCGGCTACTTCGCCGGTTTCGCGCTCGCCACCGCCGCCCTCCATGGGCTCGGCTACGCCGGCGGACTCGGCCTCGGGCGCCTGTCGCGCTCGCTGCCGGCGACTGCGGGATACGCCATCGCGGCGCTCGGCGCCGGCCTGGCGGCCGGGGCGCTCTGA
- a CDS encoding ABC transporter ATP-binding protein has product MADPVLQLDNLSKSFGALAVTRNVSLEVMPGEIHAIIGPNGAGKTTLVNQIAGVLKPSRGRVHFAGRDITDLGVAARARLGLARIFQITSVVAGFTARENVALAAQATAGSSFRFFRPADADRAVAERAERAIADVGLARRADIPSARLSHGEKRALELAMALVQKPRLVLLDEPMAGTGKQETERLTALLAGLKGSLPMLLIEHDMTTVFALADRVTVLVEGAVAASGEPEAIRRDPAVRRAYLGEDAA; this is encoded by the coding sequence ATGGCTGACCCGGTCCTGCAGCTCGACAACCTGTCGAAGAGCTTCGGCGCGCTGGCGGTGACGCGGAACGTCTCGCTCGAGGTCATGCCGGGCGAGATCCATGCGATCATCGGGCCGAACGGCGCCGGCAAGACGACGCTCGTCAACCAGATCGCCGGCGTCCTCAAGCCGAGCCGGGGGCGCGTCCACTTCGCGGGGCGCGACATCACCGACCTCGGGGTGGCGGCGCGGGCGCGGCTCGGGCTCGCGCGCATCTTCCAGATCACCAGCGTGGTGGCGGGCTTCACCGCACGCGAGAACGTGGCGCTCGCCGCGCAGGCGACCGCGGGCAGCTCCTTCCGCTTCTTCCGGCCGGCGGATGCGGACCGCGCCGTCGCGGAGCGGGCCGAGCGGGCGATCGCCGACGTCGGCCTCGCGCGGCGCGCCGACATCCCCTCCGCGCGGCTGTCCCATGGCGAGAAGCGCGCGCTCGAACTCGCGATGGCGCTCGTCCAGAAGCCCAGGCTCGTGCTCCTCGACGAGCCGATGGCGGGCACGGGCAAGCAGGAGACGGAGCGGCTGACGGCGCTGCTCGCCGGGCTCAAGGGCAGCCTGCCCATGCTCCTGATCGAACACGACATGACGACCGTCTTCGCGCTCGCCGACCGGGTTACGGTGCTGGTGGAGGGGGCCGTCGCGGCGAGCGGTGAGCCGGAGGCGATCCGCCGCGACCCGGCCGTGCGGCGTGCCTACCTGGGCGAGGACGCGGCATGA
- a CDS encoding branched-chain amino acid ABC transporter permease, which yields MNTALLTIQVLNGLQLGVILFLVAAGLTLVFGVMDFINLAHGVQYMLGAYLAATAVAFTGHFGLGLALGLLGTLVIGFVLEILVFRHLTGRDHLEQVLATFGLILFTTEAVKMVFGASPIGMRTPEILSGSVAIMPGLLYPVWRIAIIVSGIAVAVLLWVLVARTRIGMLVRAGSTHAPMVSALGVDIDRLFMIVFAFGAMLAGFAGAMAAPILSVEPNMGDTVLILAFVVIVIGGIGSIRGAFIAALMVGLVDTLGRAFMTDILKLAVSNSAAAKAGPALASMLIYVLMALVLTVRPQGLFPAERR from the coding sequence ATGAACACCGCCCTCCTCACCATCCAGGTTCTCAACGGGCTGCAGCTCGGCGTGATCCTCTTCCTGGTGGCGGCCGGGCTGACGCTGGTGTTCGGCGTCATGGACTTCATCAACCTGGCGCATGGCGTGCAGTACATGCTCGGGGCCTATCTCGCCGCCACCGCCGTCGCCTTCACGGGCCATTTCGGGCTGGGGCTGGCCCTCGGGCTCCTCGGCACGCTCGTCATCGGCTTCGTGCTGGAGATCCTGGTCTTCCGGCACCTGACCGGGCGGGACCACCTGGAGCAGGTGCTGGCGACCTTCGGGCTGATCCTGTTCACCACCGAGGCCGTCAAGATGGTGTTCGGGGCCTCGCCGATCGGGATGCGGACGCCCGAGATCCTGTCGGGCTCGGTGGCGATCATGCCGGGACTGCTCTATCCGGTGTGGCGGATCGCCATCATCGTCTCCGGGATCGCGGTCGCGGTCCTGCTCTGGGTGCTGGTGGCGCGGACCAGGATCGGCATGCTGGTCCGGGCAGGCTCGACCCATGCCCCCATGGTCTCCGCGCTCGGCGTCGACATCGACCGGCTCTTCATGATCGTCTTCGCCTTCGGGGCGATGCTGGCCGGCTTCGCGGGGGCGATGGCGGCGCCGATCCTGTCGGTGGAGCCCAACATGGGCGACACGGTCCTGATCCTCGCCTTCGTGGTGATCGTCATCGGCGGCATCGGATCGATCCGCGGGGCCTTCATCGCGGCCCTGATGGTCGGCCTCGTCGACACGCTCGGCCGGGCCTTCATGACCGACATCCTGAAGCTCGCCGTCTCCAACTCGGCCGCCGCCAAGGCCGGCCCGGCGCTCGCCTCCATGCTCATCTACGTCCTGATGGCGCTCGTCCTCACGGTGCGCCCGCAGGGCCTCTTCCCGGCGGAGCGGCGCTGA
- a CDS encoding SDR family NAD(P)-dependent oxidoreductase — protein sequence MRMSDLKAAVVTGGASGLGEATARMLAAEGVKVALFDLDRERGGAIAADIGGLYVPVDVTSEESVAAGFAAARAAHGVERILVCCAGIAPAAKVTSKGAPHPMALYEKVIAVNLIGTFRAIAHAATGMAALDPVGEDHERGVVVSTASVAAYDGQVGQAAYAASKAGVAGMTLPIARDLASLGIRAVAIAPGLFETPMLKGLPQEVQDSLGRQAPFPSRLGRPAEYARLVRAIVETPMLNGEVIRLDGAIRMAPR from the coding sequence ATGCGCATGTCGGACTTGAAGGCGGCCGTCGTGACCGGAGGGGCCTCCGGTCTCGGCGAGGCGACGGCCCGCATGCTGGCGGCCGAAGGCGTCAAGGTCGCGCTCTTCGACCTCGACCGCGAGCGGGGCGGCGCCATCGCGGCAGATATCGGCGGCCTCTATGTGCCGGTCGACGTGACCAGCGAGGAGAGTGTCGCCGCCGGCTTCGCCGCCGCCCGCGCGGCGCACGGGGTCGAGCGCATCCTGGTCTGCTGCGCCGGCATCGCGCCCGCCGCCAAGGTGACCTCAAAGGGCGCCCCGCACCCGATGGCGCTCTACGAGAAGGTCATCGCCGTCAACCTGATCGGCACCTTCCGGGCGATCGCCCACGCGGCGACCGGCATGGCGGCCCTCGATCCGGTCGGCGAGGACCACGAACGCGGCGTCGTCGTCTCGACGGCCTCGGTCGCCGCCTATGACGGCCAGGTCGGCCAGGCCGCCTATGCGGCCTCCAAGGCCGGCGTCGCCGGCATGACCCTGCCGATCGCCCGCGACCTCGCCTCCCTGGGCATCCGCGCCGTCGCCATCGCGCCCGGCCTGTTCGAGACGCCGATGCTCAAGGGCCTGCCCCAGGAGGTGCAGGACAGCCTCGGCCGGCAGGCGCCGTTCCCGTCCCGCCTCGGCCGCCCGGCCGAATATGCCCGGCTGGTCCGGGCGATCGTCGAGACCCCCATGCTGAACGGCGAGGTCATCCGCCTCGACGGCGCGATCCGCATGGCCCCGCGCTGA
- a CDS encoding branched-chain amino acid ABC transporter permease produces MAMLAANDNAGPNRLGLLLRSPAMGLVLVAALAAVPLLAQAAGQPFWTTMATRVAIFGLAALSLSFVLGQGGLVSFGQAAPFGIGAYAVLIGADLGLTDAFAVLPLAFAAGALFSALTGAIALRTRGVYFIMITLAFAQMGFFTFTSLSAYGGDDGMTLWSRTTVAGQAWLKGDMGMAYAAILTLGVFLFLGQRAVASRFGRVFRGLKENEGRLAALGYDAYPYRLAAYALSGGAAAIAGALLANQTEFVSPALMSWQRSGELIVMVVLGGLGQLHGAIVGAAAVIVIEEILSHWTEHWKAIFGPMLILIVLLRGGGLRRLLGGRHG; encoded by the coding sequence ATGGCGATGCTGGCCGCCAACGACAATGCCGGGCCGAACCGGCTGGGCCTCCTCCTCCGCTCGCCCGCCATGGGGCTGGTGCTCGTCGCCGCCCTCGCGGCCGTGCCGCTCCTGGCGCAGGCGGCCGGGCAGCCGTTCTGGACCACCATGGCGACGCGGGTCGCCATCTTCGGCCTGGCCGCGCTGTCGCTCTCCTTCGTTCTCGGCCAGGGCGGGCTCGTCAGCTTCGGGCAGGCGGCGCCCTTCGGCATCGGCGCCTATGCGGTGCTGATCGGGGCGGACCTCGGCCTCACCGACGCGTTCGCGGTCCTGCCGCTCGCCTTCGCGGCCGGGGCGCTCTTCTCGGCGCTGACGGGGGCGATCGCGCTCCGCACGCGGGGCGTCTACTTCATCATGATCACCCTGGCCTTCGCCCAGATGGGCTTCTTCACCTTCACGAGCCTCTCCGCCTACGGCGGCGACGACGGCATGACGCTGTGGTCGCGGACGACCGTCGCGGGCCAGGCCTGGCTGAAGGGGGACATGGGCATGGCCTATGCGGCGATCCTGACCCTCGGCGTCTTCCTCTTCCTCGGCCAGCGCGCCGTCGCCTCGCGATTCGGCCGGGTGTTCCGCGGGCTGAAGGAGAACGAGGGGCGGCTCGCGGCGCTCGGCTATGACGCCTACCCGTACCGGCTCGCCGCCTATGCGCTCTCGGGCGGGGCTGCGGCGATCGCCGGCGCGCTGCTGGCGAACCAGACCGAGTTCGTCTCGCCGGCCCTCATGTCCTGGCAGCGGTCGGGCGAGCTCATCGTCATGGTGGTGCTCGGCGGGCTCGGGCAGCTCCACGGGGCCATCGTGGGGGCGGCGGCCGTGATCGTCATCGAGGAGATCCTGTCGCACTGGACGGAGCACTGGAAGGCGATCTTCGGGCCGATGCTGATCCTGATCGTGCTCCTGCGCGGCGGAGGGCTGCGCCGGCTGCTCGGAGGCCGGCATGGCTGA
- a CDS encoding ABC transporter substrate-binding protein: protein MQKKLAGAVALGALMVAAPALADPVKIGLVSTLSGPSAALGVHMRDGFQLAVKELGGKLGGQPTEVVVVDDELKPDVAVTKVKALIERDKVDIVAGVVFSNVMMAVAKPVFDAETFLISGNAGPSPLAGKACSPFFFSASYQNDQNHEVMGKYAQDKGYKRVILMTPNYQAGKDSMAGFKRHFKGEVVEEIFTQLGQLDFAAELAKIASAKPDAVFTFMPGGMGVNLVKQYAQAGLAGQIPFLSAFTIDETTLPAVQDAAIGLLSGAQWAPTLDTPENKAFVAAYEKEYGVVPSIYASQGYEAAKLIDGALKATGGKVSDKAAFRKALASAPFKSIRGDFKFNANGFPSQDVYVVKAVKRADGKFQTEIVTKVFDDFKDAYAGECPLK from the coding sequence ATGCAGAAGAAACTGGCTGGCGCGGTCGCGCTCGGCGCCCTCATGGTGGCGGCTCCCGCTCTCGCGGACCCGGTCAAGATCGGCCTCGTCTCCACGCTGAGCGGGCCGTCCGCGGCGCTCGGCGTCCACATGCGCGACGGCTTCCAGCTCGCCGTGAAGGAGCTCGGCGGCAAGCTCGGCGGGCAGCCGACCGAGGTGGTGGTCGTCGACGACGAGCTGAAGCCGGACGTGGCCGTCACCAAGGTCAAGGCGCTGATCGAGCGCGACAAGGTCGACATCGTTGCCGGCGTGGTCTTCTCGAACGTCATGATGGCGGTGGCCAAGCCCGTCTTCGACGCCGAGACCTTCCTGATCTCCGGCAACGCGGGCCCCTCCCCGCTCGCCGGCAAGGCGTGCTCGCCGTTCTTCTTCTCGGCGTCCTACCAGAACGACCAGAACCACGAGGTCATGGGCAAGTACGCCCAGGACAAGGGCTACAAGCGCGTCATCCTGATGACCCCGAACTACCAGGCCGGCAAGGACTCGATGGCCGGCTTCAAGCGCCACTTCAAGGGCGAGGTGGTAGAGGAGATCTTCACCCAGCTCGGCCAGCTCGACTTCGCGGCGGAGCTCGCCAAGATCGCCTCCGCCAAGCCGGACGCGGTCTTCACCTTCATGCCGGGCGGCATGGGCGTGAACCTGGTGAAGCAGTATGCCCAGGCCGGGCTCGCGGGGCAGATCCCGTTCCTGTCGGCCTTCACGATCGACGAGACTACCCTGCCGGCCGTCCAGGACGCCGCCATCGGGCTCCTGTCGGGCGCGCAATGGGCGCCGACCCTCGACACGCCGGAGAACAAGGCCTTCGTGGCGGCCTACGAGAAGGAATACGGCGTGGTGCCGTCCATCTACGCCTCGCAGGGCTACGAGGCCGCGAAGCTGATCGACGGGGCCCTGAAGGCGACCGGCGGCAAGGTCTCCGACAAGGCCGCCTTCCGGAAGGCCCTCGCGTCCGCCCCGTTCAAGTCGATCCGCGGCGACTTCAAGTTCAACGCCAACGGCTTCCCGTCGCAGGACGTCTATGTCGTCAAGGCGGTCAAGCGCGCGGACGGCAAGTTCCAGACCGAGATCGTCACCAAGGTCTTCGACGACTTCAAGGACGCCTATGCGGGCGAGTGCCCGCTGAAGTGA